In Spinacia oleracea cultivar Varoflay chromosome 5, BTI_SOV_V1, whole genome shotgun sequence, a single window of DNA contains:
- the LOC110800134 gene encoding auxilin-like protein 1, translated as MAEVKRAARGASFSLSSSKKPQSFSNNGVSSSSTSFKHIYDDVFAASSSPKVQSSSTSFMEDDYAEVFGSSKSSNGAWNISYSSIPLLELPKEKGFGLGSRGGGERVDYGGVFGVGVDNSDGFGLPDGEELFDQLKKKPKTSRGQGQTTEATRPTTPEISGQSYDVQSPTNRFCQSFDNMEHFEPGNKVVVNATRGPRKEAHVRAYSLHDVSATQKTLSSQTPVIKDDTLDTNSKDEKTQGNHVRHTSLDLAVNKQNTNSDTGLQKVSGMRESYSVVTSHGTCQSSNTATNGFCQSLDNTKHSEYKINELNIKSTRGETHSVDLHPVQEPNSSLQPEAKPESSWSNELGPNQKILSSITSVLSEETQTGVGVKHSSNTGSDLGANRQKSQNDQCDPVFQNACGLSESSSIDTSQETCQTSFTAGPSKVVKDDVQIAIGCDEVKKKGRRSRMTSIDLGDYKPSGGERGDGPKRKPRFGGSYSFDASHDPCAGHVKAQPSMMYPSSSLPQFFPVESRYKVSENSNCKSSQKNPYRGVGGSPPPLAEELDVTSVAAVSAATLQRAIEEAELRIRLAKAFLERECQGSTKLRFKDTLKVKTSKENGLDNEINTFKQTAMHECSPPIDSDMRPCSPLERKSVVENPQAPVVFEDQAPEVFEDQNNSVSDGELSEGIGAKASNLIGGDDKLEVEWEAAKHLNQLISGVKNRLASFMSWQTETEIEKKEGMRETEDIMKPQQRPEEVEHVVQDHEASKKNRTSGNQSTTTSAGKALCRQNKIGFASRALEPEENESIRSFNVAQDKAGTTVDFIPDTTDPSSEEFQFFAFRNQILCDPPDPEVEEKGPQRSRVFEIENRQEQLTSEVKYEHIPLQDEELQELDEKCATHDSKRQENMCRMSDIGSNDAENDKTVEEPCSLAGHNEMELSHEEDRQVLISARGNICSVNEENVDMVEAHYSIAGNEKKELTHEEGGQDDTSRKTHTGSFTEENNEIVEESYSLAEHNEKELTHEDDGQGVKYRKIDLGSSNEESNEIAQELCKQDRHERNDAFPEESNDKSLKDEFNEKAVDNFHVCENTTERSGNDGECEVLKEAKNQHENIEFMEEFNLVGEALKNIAATDAVFKCQENGRGQGETNHIEEVSGQAYGREEIKIIHSETDHIEETAEKVTLQASCIASAEEGCKQNENVIISKAEACSFVESSSKAEQAVYTDEEIERMMEIANTSSDPEMDIENPVLAQKASEAIAEGPPVSAQKASELIAEEPMLSSISIESNMELGQTGIQEGLNGTIGTLSHESFVSCSSESDTSSVQMDVDVKVVESEYQDNLDYLPDSGEELHEGEFDTSSDQDVERSGVEAGHRRRRWFDNSGCVGDADRPSILEGNHIDLEIDQEVLDESELAGSVEIHAGKLDCSVAEATTARDADTSSSQDGSRINVETTPTRRKWFVKRGEEGVPEPVSLFEGIEVNLVVPLENVNELVMPNISGHCLDKLNTKSVESLNAVKSDVTINGEKSKQNAEAVPRRRRWFEGGERAGPGQQVRINEDVGIAMEIDHESKAKGDGEKHVKLDSMPISPDTDGVNKKVETVKEHRSDRDDLNRREKERGKEKIAVERAIREARERAFAEAKERARRDAAERPNVEVRQRVAAGVQEKMGKASSEACSSTDKASVEAKLKAERAAVERATSEARERALQKALSEKASHRSREQAGRYSSEKSSSLETKYQSSRCSDSSNNSEKLDGADVESAQRRKARLERQKRTMERATNALEEKNKRDLLAQKEQTAKNMLADSLDAEVKRWSTGKEGNLRALLSTLQYILGPESGWQPVSLTDLVAATAVRKSYKKATLCVHPDKLQQRGASIQQKYICEKVFDLLKEAWSKFNPDER; from the exons ATGGCGGAAGTAAAGCGAGCAGCAAGAGGGGcgtcattttctctctcctccagcaAGAAGCCACAGAGCTTTAGCAACAATGGAGTCAGTTCTTCTTCTACTTCTTTCAAGCACATATACGACGATGTTTTCGCTGCTTCTTCGTCTCCGAAGGTGCAATCTTCTTCAACCTCTTTCATGGAAGATGATTATGCTGAAGTTTTCGGGTCCTCAAAATCGAGTAATGGCGCTTGGAACATCTCTTATTCGTCGATTCCGTTACTCGAACTTCCAAAAGAGAAAGGGTTTGGGCTTGGTAGtagaggaggaggagagagagttgaTTATGGTGGGGTTTTTGGAGTTGGTGTTGATAATAGTGATGGTTTTGGTTTGCCGGATGGTGAAGAGTTGTTTGATCAGTTGAAGAAGAAACCCAAAACTTCAAG GGGCCAAGGACAAACCACAGAAGCCACCAGGCCCACCACCCCAGAGATTTCTGGCCAATCTTATGATGTGCAGTCACCAACAAATAGATTTTGCCAATCATTTGACAATATGGAGCATTTTGAACCTGGGAACAAAGTGGTGGTGAACGCGACTAGAGGGCCAAGAAAAGAAGCTCATGTTCGTGCTTATTCGTTGCATGACGTTAGTGCTACTCAGAAGACCCTGTCTAGTCAAACACCTGTGATCAAAGATGATACTCTGGACACAAACTCCAAGGATGAGAAGACGCAAGGGAATCACGTCAGGCATACTAGTTTGGATCTTGCTGTTAACAAGCAAAATACTAACAGTGATACTGGCCTACAGAAAGTATCTGGTATGAGGGAGTCATATTCAGTTGTTACATCTCATGGCACATGCCAATCCAGTAACACTGCAACAAATGGATTCTGCCAATCACTGGACAACACAAAGCATTCCGAGTATAAGATCAATGAATTGAACATTAAAAGCACTCGTGGGGAAACACATTCAGTTGACTTGCATCCAGTTCAGGAACCTAATAGTTCATTGCAGCCAGAAGCAAAACCAGAGTCTTCATGGTCCAATGAACTTGGTCCTAATCAAAAGATTCTTTCCAGTATAACATCTGTGCTCAGCGAGGAGACACAAACTGGCGTAGGTGTTAAGCATTCAAGTAATACTGGCTCAGATCTTGGTGCTAACAGACAGAAGTCACAGAATGACCAGTGTGATCCGGTCTTTCAAAATGCATGTGGATTGAGCGAGTCATCTTCAATTGATACCTCTCAAGAAACATGTCAAACAAGCTTTACAGCAGGGCCATCTAAGGTGGTGAAAGATGATGTTCAGATTGCCATTGGCTGTGACGAGGTAAAGAAGAAAGGAAGGCGTTCTAGGATGACCAGCATAGATCTTGGTGATTATAAACCTTCTGGTGGGGAGCGTGGCGATGGGCCAAAACGAAAACCTCGGTTTGGGGGTTCATATTCATTTGATGCCTCACATGATCCTTGTGCTGGTCATGTTAAAGCGCAGCCCTCTATGATGTATCCTTCTTCAAGTCTGCCTCAGTTTTTTCCTGTTGAGAGCCGATATAAGGTATCAGAAAACTCAAACTGCAAGAGTTCTCAAAAGAATCCGTACAGAGGTGTTGGAGGTTCACCACCACCCCTTGCCGAGGAGTTAGATGTAACTTCAGTTGCTGCAGTTTCCGCAGCTACCTTGCAGAGGGCAATCGAGGAGGCTGAATTGAGAATTCGGTTGGCGAAGGCATTCTTGGAGCGAGAATGTCAAGGGTCTACCAAGTTAAGGTTTAAGGATACTTTGAAGGTGAAAACTTCAAAGGAGAATGGACTAGACAATGAGATAAACACTTTTAAACAAACTGCGATGCATGAATGTTCTCCTCCAATAGACAGTGACATGCGACCTTGTTCACCTTTAGAAAGAAAGAGTGTGGTGGAAAATCCTCAAGCGCCTGTAGTTTTTGAAGATCAGGCGCCTGAAGTTTTTGAAGACCAAAATAATTCTGTCTCGGATGGGGAACTCTCTGAAGGAATAGGTGCGAAGGCTTCAAACTTGATTGGAGGGGATGATAAACTTGAAGTAGAGTGGGAAGCGGCAAAGCACCTCAATCAACTTATAAGTGGAGTAAAGAATAGATTAGCTAGCTTTATGTCCTGGCAGACTGAGACTGAGATTGAGAAGAAAGAGGGTATGAGGGAAACAGAGGATATTATGAAGCCTCAGCAGCGACCTGAAGAAGTTGAACATGTTGTCCAAGATCACGAGGCTTCTAAGAAAAACAGAACTAGTGGAAATCAAAGCACTACTACGAGTGCTGGTAAAGCTCTGTGTCGGCAGAATAAAATAGGATTTGCATCAAGGGCTCTGGAACCAGAGGAAAATGAATCAATCCGGAGCTTCAATGTGGCGCAGGACAAAGCAGGAACCACAGTTGATTTCATTCCAGATACTACAGACCCTAGCTCAGAAGAATTTCAGTTCTTTGCTTTTAGGAATCAGATTTTATGTGATCCTCCTGATCCAGAAGTAGAGGAGAAGGGACCCCAACGAAGCAGGGTGTTTGAGATTGAGAATAGACAAGAACAATTGACAAGTGAAgtaaaatatgaacacataccTTTGCAGGATGAAGAGCTGCAGGAACTGGATGAAAAATGTGCGACTCATGACAGTAAGAGGCAGGAAAATATGTGTAGAATGAGTGACATAGGTTCTAATGACGCAGAAAATGACAAGACAGTGGAGGAGCCTTGTTCTTTGGCTGGGCATAACGAAATGGAACTCTCTCATGAAGAGGACAGACAAGTTTTAATTAGTGCAAGGGGCAATATTTGTTCTGTCAATGAAGAAAATGTTGATATGGTGGAAGCGCATTATTCCATAGCTGGGAATGAGAAAAAGGAACTTACTCACGAAGAGGGTGGGCAAGATGATACGAGTAGGAAGACGCATACTGGCTCTTTTACTGAAGAAAACAATGAGATAGTGGAGGAGTCTTATTCCCTTGCTGAGCACAATGAAAAGGAACTCACTCATGAAGACGATGGGCAGGGTGTTAAATACAGGAAGATCGATTTAGGTTCCAGCAATGAAGAGAGTAATGAGATTGCGCAGGAACTTTGTAAACAGGATAGGCATGAAAGAAATGATGCTTTTCCTGAAGAGAGCAACGATAAAAGTTTGAAGGATGAATTTAATGAGAAAGCGGTAGACAATTTTCATGTATGTGAAAATACTACAGAGAGAAGTGGCAATGATGGTGAGTGTGAAGTGCTAAAGGAAGCTAAAAACCAGCATGAGAACATAGAGTTTATGGAAGAGTTTAACCTGGTAGGAGAAGCCTTGAAGAATATTGCAGCCACTGATGCTGTATTTAAATGTCAAGAAAATGGTAGGGGTCAAGGAGAAACCAATCACATTGAAGAAGTTTCTGGACAAGCATATGGGAGGGaagaaatcaaaataattcaTAGTGAAACTGATCATATAGAGGAAACTGCAGAAAAAGTGACCCTGCAAGCAAGTTGCATCGCTTCAGCTGAAGAGGGATGCAAACAGAATGAAAATGTAATTATAAGCAAGGCGGAAGCCTGTAGTTTTGTTGAAAGCAGTTCCAAGGCTGAACAAGCAGTATATACAGATGAAGAGATTGAGAGGATGATGGAAATAGCTAATACTTCTTCCGATCCTGAAATGGATATAGAAAATCCTGTACTAGCTCAAAAGGCAAGTGAGGCTATTGCAGAAGGGCCTCCAGTATCAGCTCAAAAGGCTAGTGAGTTGATTGCAGAAGAGCCTATGCTGTCATCTATTTCAATTGAAAGTAACATGGAACTTGGTCAGACTGGGATCCAGGAGGGCCTGAATGGTACCATTGGAACCCTTTCGCATGAAAGTTTCGTTTCATGTAGTAGTGAATCTGACACGTCCTCTGTGCAAATGGATGTTGATGTTAAAGTCGTGGAATCAGAATATCAAGATAATCTGGACTATTTGCCTGATTCTGGGGAGGAACTGCATGAAGGGGAGTTTGATACATCAAGTGACCAAGATGTGGAGAGGTCTGGTGTTGAAGCTGGCCATAGGAGAAGACGATGGTTTGATAACAGTGGATGTGTTGGGGATGCTGATCGACCTAGCATTCTGGAAGGTAACCACATAGATTTGGAGATAGATCAGGAAGTTTTGGATGAATCTGAATTAGCAGGAAGTGTCGAAATCCATGCTGGTAAACTAGACTGCAGTGTTGCAGAGGCTACAACTGCTAGAGATGCTGATACTTCTTCCAGTCAGGATGGCAGCAGAATTAATGTTGAAACAACTCCAACGAGAAGAAAATGGTTTGTTAAGAGAGGTGAAGAGGGAGTGCCCGAGCCGGTGTCTCTTTTTGAAGGTATAGAAGTAAATTTGGTGGTGCCGCTTGAAAATGTGAATGAGTTGGTAATGCCCAACATCTCAGGCCACTGCCTTGACAAGTTAAACACCAAATCTGTTGAATCTCTGAATGCTGTGAAGTCTGATGTGACAATTAATGGGGAAAAGAGCAAGCAGAATGCGGAAGCAGTTCCGAGAAGGAGAAGATGGTTTGAGGGTGGAGAGAGAGCAGGACCAGGTCAGCAAGTAAGAATTAATGAAGATGTTGGGATAGCTATGGAAATAGATCATGAATCCAAAGCGAAAGGGGATGGGGAGAAACATGTAAAACTTGATAGCATGCCCATTTCACCGGACACTGATGGGGTAAACAAAAAAGTGGAGACAGTAAAGGAACACCGCAGTGACCGAGATGATTTGAACAGGAGAGAAAAGGAGagaggaaaagaaaaaatagcGGTTGAGAGGGCAATTCGTGAAGCTAGGGAGAGGGCATTTGCTGAAGCCAAGGAAAGGGCAAGAAGAGATGCAGCAGAGAGACCAAATGTGGAAGTACGTCAGAGAGTAGCAGCTGGAGTTCAAGAGAAGATGGGAAAGGCTTCATCTGAGGCCTGTTCGTCTACAGATAAGGCCTCAGTGGAAGCAAAACTAAAAGCAGAGCGTGCTGCTGTAGAAAGAGCGACATCAGAGGCTCGGGAGCGTGCACTGCAAAAGGCTTTATCAGAGAAGGCTTCTCACAGATCAAGAGAACAGGCAGGAAGATATTCTTCCGAGAAAAGTTCATCATTG GAGACAAAATATCAAAGCTCAAGATGTTCAGATTCTTCAAATAATAGCG AGAAACTTGATGGAGCTGATGTTGAATCTGCTCAGAGGCGTAAAGCCAGATTGGAAAGGCAGAAACGAACAATGGAACGAGCA ACTAATGCTCTGGAAGAGAAGAATAAGCGTGATCTTCTAGCTCAGAAGGAGCAAACTGCAAAAAAT ATGCTGGCAGATTCTCTGGATGCCGAGGTCAAAAGGTGGTCCACTGGAAAGGAAGGAAATCTGCGTGCACTGCTTTCAACACTACAATAT ATTTTGGGTCCTGAAAGTGGGTGGCAGCCAGTTTCCCTAACTGATTTGGTGGCAGCTACTGCTGTCAGAAAATCTTACAAAAAAGCTACTCTTTGCGTTCATCCTGATAAATTGCAACAACGAGGTGCATCCATCCAGCAAAAGTACATATGTGAAAAGGTTTTTGATCTTCTGAAG GAAGCTTGGAGCAAATTCAATCCGGATGAGCGTTAA